A window of the Trichoderma asperellum chromosome 6, complete sequence genome harbors these coding sequences:
- a CDS encoding uncharacterized protein (antiSMASH:Cluster_6.6), whose protein sequence is MAILGQREPWEPKSDIVVLRQVGESGRWMTASGARGSSLNMYPKHFWARLHLCGSWSCMYVTCVPQKRRNHDGWREGVHAMLDGVHSGHQLGGNEPYALLGCFEPSLTPRSTNIGRADYSDGGRLHGYWERPLT, encoded by the coding sequence atggcaatcCTGGGACAGAGAGAGCCGTGGGAGCCGAAGTCAGACATAGTTGTGCTGAGACAGGTCGGCGAGTCTGGGCGATGGATGACGGCCTCTGGCGCCAGAGGGTCCTCATTGAATATGTATCCGAAACATTTCTGGGCTCGGTTGCACCTGTGCGGCTCATGGAGCTGTATGTACGTTACCTGTGTCCCACAGAAGAGGCGCAACCACGATGGCTGGCGTGAGGGTGTGCATGCGATGCTGGATGGCGTCCATTCTGGGCACCAGCTAGGCGGCAACGAGCCATATGCTTTGTTGGGGTGTTTCGAGCCTTCTCTCACTCCGCGCTCAACGAACATTGGACGAGCCGATTACTCCGACGGCGGGCGGCTTCACGGGTACTGGGAACGGCCACTGACTTGA